Proteins encoded in a region of the Populus nigra chromosome 3, ddPopNigr1.1, whole genome shotgun sequence genome:
- the LOC133690064 gene encoding zinc finger protein 10-like codes for MEQARYWMLTKQKHSLNSHFQASTNPSFDDSWEEQAFAEDAAGPLGGCIWPPRSYSCSFCRREFRSAQALGGHMNVHRRDRARLKQPPSPHNEILQQEHQSHHSHLQNPYKSYGFQYPSQLCNLVYSPNPNSDPGPIASPPSSSRVPTTPTQENCRIKGFFPPFSSFIVEEQQKRSPRSSPPPRTKLATERCYHISDLSTEGEQNSRKVESGCRVKVNGVETDLSVSLNLVVRRTRPSITDSEEDPSSCKKRRIDKSSLPFSLKSNSVDKSEVLEISPCTVEELDLELRLGDRPKVK; via the coding sequence ATGGAGCAAGCTCGGTATTGGATGTTGACCAAGCAAAAGCATAGTTTGAATTCTCATTTCCAGGCTTCAACTAATCCTTCATTTGATGATTCTTGGGAAGAACAAGCTTTCGCCGAAGATGCAGCTGGGCCTCTTGGAGGGTGTATATGGCCTCCAAGATCTTATTCTTGTAGCTTTTGTAGAAGAGAATTTAGGTCTGCTCAAGCTCTAGGAGGTCATATGAATGTCCACAGGAGGGATAGAGCTAGACTAAAGCAACCTCCAAGTCCTCACAATGAAATCCTTCAACAGGAGCATCAAAGTCATCACAGTCACCTTCAAAATCCCTATAAATCTTACGGTTTTCAATACCCATCTCAGCTTTGTAATCTGGTTTATAGCCCTAACCCTAATTCTGATCCTGGTCCTATTGCTTCCCCACCTTCTTCTTCTAGGGTTCCAACTACACCTACTCAAGAGAATTGCCGAATAAAGGGTTTTTTccctcctttttcttcttttattgttgaagaacaacaaaagaGATCCCCTAGATCTTCTCCTCCACCACGGACTAAGTTAGCTACAGAAAGATGTTATCATATCTCTGATCTGAGCACTGAAGGAGAGCAGAATTCAAGGAAAGTGGAATCAGGATGTAGAGTAAAAGTAAACGGTGTCGAAACAGATTTGTCTGTCAGCTTGAATTTGGTAGTTCGACGTACTCGCCCAAGCATAACGGACAGTGAGGAGGATCCTTCGAGCTGCAAGAAGCGGAGGATCGATAAATCATCATTACCTTTCTCTCTAAAGTCAAATTCAGTCGACAAGTCTGAGGTGCTTGAAATTAGCCCTTGCACTGTAGAAGAATTGGATCTTGAACTCAGGCTTGGTGACCGGCCTAAGGTAAAGTAG